The DNA window TTGTGTCCTTTCTAACTGCAATTCTTCTAAAGCCTTTCACTGCAGCACTCTTAGTTCTCTCATGTCCTATACCTGCCCCAGATCACCCTCAGCGAGCTGTTCACAGACACAGGAGGACACTGAGCAAGTGGTAGTATCACTGTTTAACCTCTAACTGGCTACCAACACATCAACAGTCAGCTCTTGATGATATGTTGCAGCCCTGTCTAATTAGTACCCCGACGGAGGAGCACTCCTTTCAattcctctcctctgcccagTGGAAGAGATCTTGAAGCAGGTATCTTTGAAATTTCTAACTCTCAAATTTGGCTGAAGTGGGTCAAAAGGCTCAAAAATTAGCGTGTGTGACAAAGAGATTGTACAACCAGCAACCTCAGTGCCTCAGGAGGCCGGGCTACGGATGCATTCATCGTGTATCCTGCAGAAATGGactgttggttttctttttgtaaccACATCAAACACGAAGAAAGGGCTGGCCACACACGTCTGACATTCACCATACACATTAATGGGTATCCTACAAAATGGTGACTTGTCACCTGCTAATAACAATCTTACCTGGTGCCAGATTCGGAGCATGAGGCTGTTCGGTTGGAAGATTTATGACAGGTTGATGACCATGACTTTTAGGAGCTGAAATAAGTGGCTTctttaaagctaaaataaaatacacagacaaAAGCATTAACATGAAACAAACAGACACTATAGGTCAGGTCTTCCTCTAACAATCCTGTaaactttgttgttgttttcttgtttttaaaccgtagatgaaaatatatttttttttccagaaatcttGTATTTTATCAGAAGCATTCAGTTTTGAGAATTCAAACCTCTAAAGCACGGTAAGAACTACCAGATTTTACACCCCACTTAAATTTTATTACCATAGACAGCTTTTAAAACGTTGCATTCACTATGAAACACATGGTATTAAAACAGAATATATATGCCACCAAGAACCCAAATGTGAAAGTATTTGAATACTTCTCCTAACCAGTGGGAGTATCTTCAGCTTTAGCAGGGCCATTATCTTCTATCTCAGGCATGCCTGCATCTCCTGGTTTGATTTTCTCTGTAAGACAAGAATAGGATATTCTGCCTTACTAACCTTCAAGTTTGAACAGTGAATTTCCCTGCTGTGGAAGGCTCTCAGCCCAGAAGAAAAGCCCTTTATCCACAGAACACGTCCCATATTGATACTGCAAGTACACCACTCCTTACACCCCACTGTCGAAGTCACTGGACACTGCTTTGGAGCAGTGCAATCCCCAGTGAAGCGTGGGAACCAGATGCAATGCTCTTGGGAGCAGAGTACCAAAAGCCTGCTGCAAGAAGCTAGCCAGAACAGACACTGACCTGATACAAAAAGGTGCTGACTCAGCGGCACAAGAAGTAGAAACAAAGGGAACCCATCTGCCTTCTGGAGAGGCTTACAGGGAGGAAATAACAGCAGGAGTTACTCACCAAGAGCCTCCCACAGAGCTCCTGGTAACCAAAGGTCCCGTCTGTTCCTGCTGACTTACCCAGCTAGAGACTTCGCACAGCGGTTTCAGTGCTCCTCACCTCCAGCCACCTTCTCTGGGCAGGTTCCAGCTCCCCAACAACGTGCCCTTTCCCTAGCCCACCCCAAGGCACATCTCCCAGGGAGTGGAGAGGCAATCCCCAGGTCACAGCCGGCCACACCAGGAAGGAGATGCCAAACGAACCAACAAAGTGAACACAAAACTGTGCAAGAAACTACTTTCATGAAAGGCCACACCAATCTCTGGACACCTACAAACTCTAACTTAGTACAGACACACGCAGCTAATCAAGTTATCTGAGCCAAATCATTCATTGTTCTACTCCAGAGAAATGCACGATTCTGTATGAGAGCAGAGGATACAACACAACCAGCCCATTATCTATCAGAAATTACACAAAAAGCCACCCCAGGAAATACCTTTGCCATTTACGATGTGATCTGAAGGCTGCTCATTCTTTACTGTGTCTTTATCTTCTGCCTCTGGAACAGTCTTAGGTATTGCCTGGTCATCATTATTGGGACCGACTTCAGTGTCTTTACTGGACTGAATTTTTTGTGTGGCCTGTTAGAAGAAATTCATAAAGAACCAATATTAAACACATCCCTGAAACTTACAAAACAACCCCCCTTACATTCAAGATTACTTTGGGTAAGCAAAATCACATTTATGAACAAGGCGATCACCAAAGCAAACAACAGCAGAAGGCCTCTACGTATGAACCTGAATCCTGAGGGTAGGAGGTGGGAGTATGGACACATAACTGAACAGAACATGTACAATACAGCGTGGCTGTATGACATTTATATTGGCATATGCAGCTCGAGGATAACACAAACAGGTTAAGGCATTATTGGCCTTAAGGGTCAGGTCAAAGGCTTTGAAACACTCCTAGACTTTAAGAAAAGACCTGAATGAAATCTGCTTCGAGTCTGCCTTCTTATTGGAAATGTTTGTAAACAGAGACGAAGCGAGGAACTGAAATTCTAAGCAGAGCAGGTTATTTCACCTGTTTGTAGGAAAGAGGCCCGTGTTCTGCTGGCAGCTTGCACCACATAATTACACCCTCAATACCATTCAATTACCATTGTTATTGGCATCACATTAGCACCTCGAGGCCTCAGTAGAGATCACGTTCCCCTTAGCACTAACCTCTACAAGGCTGTAAGAACACAGATCCTACCCTGGAGAGCTATGAAGGAATATCCAttttacagagaagaaacaaatccTTCGCGCTGATGTCATGCAGGAAGGCTGTAGCAAAGAATTAAGCCTGATCTTCAAGGCTCAGTTCACTGACTGAGCAAGAGGCAGACGTTCTTACGCTAATACCCATTTAGGGCTGCTCAGGACAACACATAAAACGTTAGGGGAGAAATGTCCAAGGCCTCCATATGTCTGCAATGCTGAGTCCAACAAACAGCCGCCGTCGGGCTCTTCTAATTCAACAAAGAAACTGAGCTGTGCGTTACCTTCTGCTCCCGCACAACTTGCTCCATTAgtttctttatgttttcttcatgcTGCAGTCTCATCTCCTTGATCTGCTGCCCGCACTGCAGACTTGATTAGAAACACATCATTAGTTATATTTCAATTGTTGTATCTGCTCTCCCGTAAATAaaatagggggaaaaatatGAAGTGGCACAAAAAGCCAAACCTGAGATATAACTAGAATAGTCTGTCCAAAAAGCCTTGTCCTGGAATGTGTATGGAGTGGAAATGGACTGaatacagaaagaaagcagaactggaaaaaatagggacagagcagaaaaacagtaaaataaacagaatggCCTTGAACATATTTCCTCCAAAACCTGGAAAGCGACTGAAAATTCAAGCTGCACAGTTAATCTGTCATCAGCATATATTAATTCTACTAGGAAAGCAATACACCTCCCATGGCTGTCAACACAGAAGATGTACAACTACTACTATCAGTTACTGCCACCAACTCAAATAACAACATCCGAATGACACAGCAGTGTCCCAGCTTCTCTAACAAGCCGCACAGAGATTAACCCAACTCAAGAAAACTCCTGGCTCCCACAAACCCACAAACACTCAGAGCACATAcagagaagaatatttttttgtgtgtgaaagtTCAATGCTTGAGAAAATGTTTGAATCTCCTCCATTCCCCAGAGCTTCAGAAGCAGTTGTTCTCCCTGCTTCTCCATCGTAAACGTAAAAGGCTGAGGAGaacttaaaatttcaatataacttcagttgaaaaaaataaaattacacttTCAGAAAGACAGAATTAACAACCCCGGTGGCTTACAGAGCTGTGTTGATTAAAGTCTTCCAAGTATTTGTTAACCAAGATCTCCATGTTATAAAAAATGTATTGACTTAAAATTGTCCAGTGCTGAACAATTCCAGTAagtcagatttttcttaaatcatATCTCACTTTGGGGGAGGagtaaaacaacacaaaaaatggAACTTTAAAATCAAACAACTAAGTCAAAGTTACATCACTCAAGTTGGAGGATTAGCAGAAACAGGATtaatttgtgctttttaataaacacaGACTTCCATTGCACACGCAAACCTACAGTTACTAACATTGCTGAAGACATACCTGTCATATTCCAGTCTCCTTGTAAGGTAAGTGTTGTTCTTCTTGTACTCGTGAAGCTGATCTTCCTGGCGAATGAATTCCTGGCGTAATTCTGCTAGTTGCTCTAgaccaaaaagcaaaaaccaacatgaatatagaaatataagaaaaaatgcCCCATGGCAGATACAACTTTCTAATGCTATAGAAGTTAAAAATTTGCTCcagttttatattatttcttctaGATATACTTTAAAGATTCCCAAACTAACTTGAAAAAGATGCCAGTTTACTCATGCATACCAATGTCACTATGAATTTTAGAACAACACTTCTGATACTATGCCAACACCCCTaaatttttctttaccttttcaTTCAGAAGACGTACACAATCCTATTTCACCTGTCTGTTGGAAATCTCCTTAATTTCCTGAAAGATTCTGTTATTCTGAGTAACACAAAAGTACTACTAGGTTACTTTAGGCACGATggtgaaatgttctttttctgcaaCGTACAAAAGAAGGTACCTTCCCACTACCCATAAAACCAATACATATTTCCTGTCTTCACAAGTGATTGTTCTAGAAGttcttctccctgctcctcaggcTACAAATAATTGTTAAGCTTCTTACTGTTTTAAGTTGCAACTACATAGAGGCAGAAATGCCAAGTGTGTTGTCTGCTGGTATGTTCAAATTTTGGCATTAGCTGTTCCAGGCTGCTCAAACCCGTGCAGTAAGACTACAGGCATTGTAATCATGTCTGTGTATAACAGCcttaaaagatgttttctggACCTTTTCTAACCCAGCACAAGTATCACAATCTTGCTGAGCCAAACTACACTAAACTGGGGTTTTGGTCATGAAAATGATTCTAATGCCTTGGAAGTAAGCAGTGCCAGAAGACACGTTCTGTCTGCAGACAGCAGAGCAAAGTCTCTGAGAACCAGCCCCACACTTACCCAGACCAGGTAATAAACAAATATAACAATATAGCACGGGATGGGATGTCGCAGCACCACCTGAGCGTTCATTTTAAGTGTAACCTGCAGTTCCCAGGCAGTTAAAAACCACACTTTCACAGTCTGGCCAGAAATTCCTCACCCTTTAAACGATGTATGTCTGCCATTTGGTACGATACGTTGTTCTGCAGCTTCATCTGAAAGGACAAATGATGACATAAATACACTCAATGAGCAGGTTAGAGAGGGTTTACACTGCAAAGACTCAGGGCACGTTTTCATTGTAAAGACAACGGATGTCCAGGATTATCAGAATGACACGCACAAAGTTCCTGTAAACATCAGTAATGTATATTTAGTTACCTGTAGTGATATCACCAACCTAAACACTATATTTAGGCTTTGCTAACAAGGacttaaatttatttccagaacacatttctatgaaaaaaaacagattctgtCAGGACTAAAATAAACACACTGCATTCTGATACTGCAGGAGAGACGGCGAATTTCCAACGTCAAAGCGTAagtgtataaaaataaacacacagcaTCAGTAGCAAAAACAATTTTTACCTAATGtatatttaaagtaaatttttaatatGATGCTGCCTAATATTCATTACACACATTTTGTTTATAAGAGAGACTCCGACACCAGTAGACATCCACAACAGCTTTTAATTTGGTATTTTTAGTCAGGAAAAAATAGCAGTTCcaataaataagaaatgaatGTACACAAACTCATTAAGTAAAAATGTTTGGTCTTGTTCTTGCATAAAGACACATGTAAAGACAAAACCCAGCAGAAATTAAGAGAAAGATGCACATGTAGAACACACtgagaaaggctgaaaaaatcTACAACCGTCACCAGACAACCCTGAtgctggaattatttttcttgcagtttccCCATGGGTACAGCTGGTAACTCTAGACGGGGTGCCGAGAGAGGGCTGTCGTCCTTGGGTGACAGGGTCAGAGTTACCTCTCGGAACACCCCGATGAAGCCCAGCACACCTACGCCGCgcggggcaggggacaggcacCCAGGCTGCTCCAATTCCCACGCAGGCTCTGAAGCTCAGCCTCCGAGTCACTTACCTGCATTTCCTGCCAAAGCAAACCCCGCAGACAGACGCCCTTGCTTTGAGACTTCCTCCACCCACCTCCACCATCCTTTTTATCCACttattcatttctttaaaaatgtttcatgcaatgtttttgtttttagcaGAGGCGCTCAGACTCCGTGCTGTCTGATTTGTCCCCCACGGGTCGAGGCAGGGGCATTTCTAACTTCAGGAACTACGGCCACAGCAGAACTGCCGAAATCGTGATTTTCTGCAGAACAGAGTGTACAGGGAGGCACGCAGCCAACAGCTCTGCTCGCATAATAGAGGCTCCTCATGAAGCAGAGTGCTCCGTGGAGAGTTCAGTTGGTGCCAGCCTGCGGGatgctggcacagcagcagccaggagggcTTCTGGAGCGTGGAGAGGAGCCGCCACGGCTCCCGTGTGGAGGGAACGCCCGGCCACTGCACAAGGCTTCTCCCAAAACCAGGAAGACCGGCAGATGATGCAATCTTTTGGTAAGCTGAGAACCCTGACCACATCGCTCTGAAATACGAT is part of the Nyctibius grandis isolate bNycGra1 chromosome 11, bNycGra1.pri, whole genome shotgun sequence genome and encodes:
- the GOLM2 gene encoding protein GOLM2 isoform X2; the protein is MVGFGANRRGGRLPSLVFVALLVVIAILAFNCWNASSRQALLQEEVAELQSQAKRTEVARGRLEKRNSDLMGKVDSHKKQLEQKEADYSHLSSQLQARDGQVKKCEDSKMKLQNNVSYQMADIHRLKEQLAELRQEFIRQEDQLHEYKKNNTYLTRRLEYDSLQCGQQIKEMRLQHEENIKKLMEQVVREQKATQKIQSSKDTEVGPNNDDQAIPKTVPEAEDKDTVKNEQPSDHIVNGKEKIKPGDAGMPEIEDNGPAKAEDTPTALKKPLISAPKSHGHQPVINLPTEQPHAPNLAPGDNEGNADIAKQIPPNSLQHLNFEENMENQKEHNVETDHIKIPKSRVSDLQKMKQNDEERDLQNDLDYGKPRFSDG